The Setaria italica strain Yugu1 chromosome IX, Setaria_italica_v2.0, whole genome shotgun sequence genome has a window encoding:
- the LOC101782116 gene encoding uncharacterized protein LOC101782116 translates to MAPAFSFPDAEDLPARRSDAADVAGNVWDLATLPTPPAGGGREIYIYRNTFNLVPRSIGGRGLRSLKFFGNDVEVLPTDASGELDGLESLQVKVSAPRVSGAPLRRMQALKELELSMVPPRPSSCSILAEVAGLRCLTKLTICHFSIRYLPPEIGNLRKLQELDLSFNKLKNLPNCIIELSALKFLKVTNNKLVDVPSGISSLRCLESLDLSNNRLTSLGSVKLVSMLTLQYLNLQFNRLSHSYVIPSWICCDMRGNGENAIKGGKLKYSGVGSMNSLAESRTSSRACDIALLCLQPEASPSLKHHAPQKMKKGWRRRDCLQQQARQERLESSRSKLNEKYIDEMAVNMAEDECPSSLHDEETSVQDSLKETSSISEDVSSIVDDDLDGHAKDSGMMLQDHYGEEKPGFNIRVHHDDNSCISAEPTCFSRGRIRSVENELDDTASSTHDVVEIAQGNPSVASKFASKSKRHPDVDNNPKPSKCPRAIDERSKLSYKYSVESFCSIDDHLPDGFYDAGRDMPFMSLEEYERSLGLYAREVILLDREQDEELDAIASSAQLLLSNLRRPSSFEMDEDPSHDLLRASVLALFVSDCFGGCDRSASLGRTRRAIVRLRKEQPFVCTCSAGNMCDNNEASKQTNTLSGSFDFTSLCNRSIHIIKERRNSGIVPIGALQFGVCRHRAVLMKYLCDRADPPIPCELVRGHLDYTPHAWNVVPVRKWNGWVRMIVDACYPTNIKEETDPEYFCRYVPLSRLQIALDDEGYTPRCSFPSVSSCKEIEVTASSTVYHCKIGAVDAAAKIRYLDTRNASNDEVKLFEYKLLGEVRMLGALRKHRSIVGIYGHQLSSKWVQVDGDKEYRILQSIILMEYVNGGSLKGYLTKLLKEGKKCVPIDLAFYIAREVSCALLEMHKKLIIHRDIKSENVLVDLDSKRNAGTPIVKLSDFDRSVPLHSLSHTCCISHLGTHPPNVCVGTPCWMAPEVLKAMHEKHHYGLEVDIWSFGCFLLEMLTLRIPYHGLPDSEIYDLIMRKKQRPRLSQELEAFWTMDEPVTRLKLGITSDAHADKLRHLIDLFYQCTRGNASKRPKAEQIYNSLCSLPTCYDMR, encoded by the exons ATGGCCCCGGCCTTCTCCTTCCCCGACGCCGAGGACCTTCCCGCCCGCAGATCTGACGCCGCCGACGTCGCAGGCAACGTCTGGGACCTCGCCACCCTCCCCAcgccccccgccggcggcggccgcgagatATACATCTACCGCAACACGTTCAACCTGGTCCCGCGCTCCATCGGTGGCCGAGGCCTCAGGTCGCTCAAGTTCTTCGGCAACGATGTGGAGGTGCTCCCCACGGACGCCAGCGGTGAGCTGGATGGGCTTGAGAGCCTGCAGGTCAAGGTGTCGGCGCCCAGGGTCTCAGGGGCGCCGCTACGCCGGATGCAGGCGCTCAAGGAGCTAGAGCTCTCAATGGTGCCGCCCAGGCCGTCCTCGTGCTCCATACTGGCCGAGGTTGCCGGGCTCAGGTGCCTTACCAAGCTGACCATATGCCACTTCTCGATTAG GTACCTCCCTCCTGAGATTGGCAACCTCAGGAAGCTCCAAGAACTTGACCTTTCTTTCAACAAACTGAAGAACTTGCCTAATTGTATAATTGAGTTGAGTGCGCTGAAGTTCCTCAAAGTGACCAACAATAAGTTGGTGGATGTACCATCAGGAATCTCGTCTTTGAGATGTCTTGAAAGCCTTGACTTATCAAATAACAGATTGACTTCTCTTGGATCGGTTAAACTAGTTTCTATGCTTACCCTGCAGTATTTAAACCTTCAG TTTAATAGGCTCTCCCATTCTTATGTAATTCCCTCATGGATATGCTGTGACATGAGGGGAAATGGCGAAAATGCTATCAAGGGTGGCAAGCTGAAGTACTCAGGTGTAGGAAGCATGAACAGTCTAGCAGAATCTAGAACTTCAAGTCGTGCTTGCGACATTGCCCTTTTATGCTTGCAACCAGAAGCTTCCCCAAGTTTAAAACACCATGCCCCACAGAAAATGAAGAAGGGCTGGAGGAGACGCGATTGTCTGCAACAACAAGCTCGCCAGGAGCGTCTAGAGTCAAGCAGGAGCAAGCTCAATGAAAAATACATAGATGAAATGGCTGTGAACATGGCTGAAGATGAATGCCCTTCTAGTTTACATGACGAAGAAACTTCTGTACAGGATTCGTTGAAAGAAACGAGTTCTATATCTGAAGATGTTTCTTCGATAGTCGATGATGACTTGGATGGGCATGCAAAAGATAGTGGCATGATGTTACAAGACCACTATGGTGAGGAGAAACCTGGATTCAATATAAGAGTTCACCATGATGACAATTCTTGTATTAGTGCGGAGCCTACTTGTTTCAGCAGAGGCAGGATCCGTAGTGTTGAAAATGAACTAGATGATACTGCTTCATCCACCCATGATGTTGTGGAGATTGCTCAAGGGAACCCTTCAGTGGCATCCAAGTTTGCTTCAAAATCTAAAAGGCACCCTGATGTGGACAACAATCCTAAACCGAGCAAATGTCCTCGAGCAATTGATGAACGCTCAAAACTTTCATACAAGTACAGTGTGGAATCATTTTGCAGCATAGATGACCATCTACCAGATGGGTTTTATGATGCAGGCCGAGATATGCCCTTCATGTCATTAGAGGAGTATGAAAGGAGTCTTGGGTTGTATGCACGTGAAGTTATTCTATTGGACAG AGAACAAGATGAAGAATTGGATGCAATTGCTTCTTCAGCACAGTTACTGCTATCTAATTTGAGAAGGCCAAGCTCTTTCGAAATGGATGAAGATCCAAGCCATGATTTACTGAGGGCATCAGTGCTTGCTTTGTTTGTTTCTGACTGCTTTGGTGGTTGTGACCGAAGCGCCTCTCTTGGGAGAACCCGGAGAGCTATTGTTAGGTTAAGGAAGGAACAGCCTTTTGTTTGTACTTGTTCTGCTGGAAACATGTGTGACAACAATGAAGCTTCTAAGCAGACCAATACCCTTTCTGGGAGCTTTGATTTTACTAGTCTGTGTAATAGATCAATACATATCATTAAGGAAAGAAGAAATTCGGGTATCGTACCTATAGGGGCACTGCAGTTTGGTGTTTGTAGGCACCGAGCTGTCCTAATGAAG TATTTGTGCGACCGGGCGGATCCTCCAATTCCTTGCGAGCTTGTGCGGGGTCATCTTGATTACACCCCTCATGCTTGGAATGTTGTTCCTGTTAGGAAATGGAACGGCTGGGTAAGAATGATTGTTGATGCTTGTTACCCCACCAACATAAAGGAAGAGACCGATCCAGAGTACTTTTGCAG GTATGTACCGCTCAGTCGACTTCAGATTGCACTTGATGATGAGGGCTATACTCCTCGGTGTTCTTTCCCATCTGTCTCATCATGCAAAGAAATCGAAGTTACAGCTTCTAGTACGGTCTATCACTGCAAAATTGGTGCTGTTGATGCTGCAGCAAAG ATACGATATCTAGATACTCGCAATGCCTCAAATGATGAAGttaaactttttgaatacaagctTCTGGGGGAAGTAAGAATGCTGGGTGCATTAAGGAAGCACAGATCCATAGTGGGCATATATGGGCACCAACTTTCGTCTAAATGGGTTCAAGTTGATGGTGATAAAGAATACAGGATATTGCAGTCTATAATTTTAATGGAGTATGTAAATGGAGGTTCTCTCAAG GGCTATTTGACAAAGCTACTGAAGGAGGGCAAGAAGTGTGTACCCATTGATCTGGCGTTTTACATTGCTCGGGAAGTTTCTTGTGCATTATTGGAGATGCACAAGAAGCTCATTATTCACCGGGACATAAAAAGTGAGAATGTTTTGGTTGATTTGGATTCTAAGAGGAATGCTGGCACACCCATTGTCAAACTCTCTGATTTTGACAGATCAGTCCCTTTACATTCTTTGTCCCATACATGCTGTATATCTCACCTTGGTACACATCCACCCAATGTTTGTGTTGGGACACCTTGTTGGATGGCTCCAGAGGTTCTTAAGGCCATGCATGAAAAACACCATTATGGACTG GAAGTAGATATCTGGTCATTTGGATGTTTTTTATTGGAGATGCTTACACTTCGGATTCCCTACCATGGACTTCCTGACTCGGAAATATATGATCTCATAATG AGGAAGAAACAAAGGCCAAGGCTATCTCAGGAATTAGAAGCATTCTGGACAATGGACGAGCCGGTTACGAGGCTGAAGTTAGGGATCACATCTGATGCTCATGCAGATAAACTGAGACATCTGATAGATCTCTTCTACCAGTGTACAAGAGGGAATGCATCCAAGCGCCCCAAAGCTGAGCAAATTTACAACTCACTGTGCTCCTTACCCACATGTTATGACATGAGGTGA